In Pyrus communis chromosome 1, drPyrComm1.1, whole genome shotgun sequence, the following are encoded in one genomic region:
- the LOC137712544 gene encoding LOW QUALITY PROTEIN: alpha-amylase-like (The sequence of the model RefSeq protein was modified relative to this genomic sequence to represent the inferred CDS: deleted 1 base in 1 codon; substituted 1 base at 1 genomic stop codon) — MHRELKFLFTARHEKGIKAIDVVINHRAAVKQDENGLWSIFEGGKPDGRLDFDASLICRDDNDHPFGTGNPDTGDNFPFTADMDHRNPRLQSELSDWMIWLKTEIGFDGWRFGSSLTKLYMDRTLPEFAVAEYWRWIQNQDAHRKLGMKSXLDSGIGGVVTTFDMTTKYIMDVSVEGEPRRLKDSNGKPPGLIGIKPEGAVTFIDNHETWSQNCCLSHLIKVRLGYAYILTHPGTPSIFYDHFFEWGWPKDPIRNLTAIRARNGINSKSSVTILAAEGDLYMANIDDKIVMKIWPRLDLGDLDPTNSNFHVARSGDDFAVWERNELEKAC, encoded by the exons ATGCATCGAGAATTGAAGTTCCTATTTACTGCCAGGCATGAGAAGGGAATCAAAGCCATAGACGTTGTGATAAACCACAGAGCAGCTGTCAAACAAGATGAGAACGGACTATGGAGCATATTTGAAGGTGGAAAGCCGGATGGACGTCTTGACTTCGATGCCTCCTTGATTTGCAGGGATGACAATGACCACCCTTTTGGCACTGGCAACCCAGACACAGGAGACAACTTCCCGTTCACAGCTGACATGGACCACAGAAACCCTAGGCTTCAAAGCGAGTTGTCTGATTGGATGATCTGGTTGAAAACCGAAATAGGGTTTGATGGATGGAGGTTTGGCTCTAGCTTAACCAAGCTCTACATGGACAGAACTTTGCCGGAATTCGCAGTTGCCGAGTACTGGCGTTGGATTCAGAACCAAGATGCACATAGGAAATTAGGAATGAAA AGTTAGTTGGATTCAGGCATTGGGGGTGTTGTCACGACGTTTGATATGACAACCAAGTATATTATGGATGTTTCTGTGGAGGGTGAGCCACGGAGGCTAAAGGATTCAAATGGGAAACCACCAGGGTTGATCGGCATCAAGCCAGAAGGTGCTGTGACATTTATCGACAATCATGAAACTTGGTCTCAAAACTGTTGCCTTTCCCATCTGATAAAAGTCCGGCTTGGATATGCTTACATTCTCACCCATCCTGGCACCCCAAGCATA TTCTATGATCACTTCTTTGAGTGGGGGTGGCCGAAGGACCCTATACGCAATTTGACAGCAATAAGGGCAAGGAATGGGATCAATTCCAAGAGCAGTGTGACTATCTTAGCTGCCGAGGGTGACCTATATATGGCCAACATCGACGACAAGATAGTAATGAAGATTTGGCCAAGGTTGGACCTCGGAGACCTTGATCCCACAAACTCAAACTTCCATGTTGCCAGAAGTGGGGATGACTTTGCTGTGTGGGAGAGAAACGAACTCGAAAAAGCTTGTTAA
- the LOC137712553 gene encoding sterol carrier protein 2-like has product MASGAELKSESLFELMKEHLKTDAGKEITKKIGLVYQINIAPKKIGFNEVIFTVDLKKGEVKKGAYEGGKPDATFSFKDDDFIKVALGKMNPQIAFMRGAMKIKGSLSAATKFTPDIFPKPAKM; this is encoded by the exons atGGCGAGCGGTGCGGAGCTGAAGTCGGAGAGCTTGTTCGAGCTGATGAAAGAGCACCTGAAAACCGACGCCGGCAAAGAAATTACTAAGAAAATCGGACTCGTCTATCAGATCAACATCGCACCCAAG AAAATTGGATTCAATGAGGTGATTTTTACAGTTGATCTTAAGAAAGGCGAGGTCAAGAAAG GGGCATATGAAGGAGGGAAGCCAGATGCAACTTTTTCGTTCAAGGATGATGATTTCATTAAGGTGGCGCTAGGGAAGATGAACCCACAAATCGCTTTCATGAGGGGGGCAATGAAGATCAAGGGCAGCCTGAGTGCGGCCACGAAATTCACACCTGACATTTTCCCCAAGCCTGCCAAGATGTGA